One genomic window of Methyloceanibacter sp. wino2 includes the following:
- a CDS encoding Gmad2 immunoglobulin-like domain-containing protein: protein MTHATMRMMLAGGVLGASLMLGAVPAIAMGSFVEGEETDNCSNEDGAFDEAAFVIATGPKPGERVESGFDVTGCSRTFESNVQWKLLARDGAVLASGHTTGGGADGPGAFSFSIPYTVTVQQLGHLEVFEEDVSDGEGFPPGRTVIPLVLKP from the coding sequence ATGACGCATGCCACAATGCGAATGATGCTTGCGGGTGGGGTCTTGGGTGCGAGCCTGATGCTTGGCGCTGTGCCTGCCATTGCGATGGGCAGTTTCGTCGAAGGCGAGGAGACCGACAACTGCTCTAACGAGGACGGCGCCTTTGACGAGGCGGCCTTCGTGATCGCCACGGGACCGAAGCCGGGTGAGCGCGTCGAGAGTGGGTTCGACGTGACCGGATGCTCACGGACCTTCGAGAGCAATGTGCAGTGGAAGCTTTTGGCGCGGGACGGCGCGGTGCTGGCAAGCGGCCATACGACCGGGGGCGGCGCCGACGGTCCCGGGGCGTTCAGTTTCAGTATTCCGTACACGGTCACCGTCCAGCAACTCGGCCACCTCGAAGTCTTCGAAGAAGATGTATCGGACGGCGAAGGCTTCCCGCCCGGGCGGACGGTAATTCCGCTGGTCCTGAAGCCGTAA
- a CDS encoding putative molybdenum carrier protein, with protein sequence MVTVISGGQTGPDRAALEAAIATGTPHGGWCPKGGWAEDMPEPPGLLALYPNLRETPSDKPEQRTDWNVRDADALLVLVGQGGLEVSKGTERAMRHAKSLGRPVCVVSVAEQEADDRVRAFLSQFAGKPVCIAGPRESESPGLQAEALRVLQPVLQTLAA encoded by the coding sequence ATGGTGACCGTGATCTCCGGGGGGCAGACGGGTCCTGACCGCGCCGCCCTCGAGGCGGCGATCGCCACCGGAACGCCTCATGGCGGCTGGTGCCCGAAGGGTGGCTGGGCCGAAGACATGCCCGAGCCGCCGGGACTGTTGGCTCTCTATCCCAACCTGCGCGAGACGCCCTCCGACAAGCCCGAGCAGCGCACGGACTGGAACGTGCGGGATGCGGACGCGCTGCTCGTCCTTGTCGGGCAGGGCGGGCTCGAGGTGTCGAAAGGAACGGAGCGCGCGATGCGCCATGCCAAGAGTTTGGGCAGGCCCGTCTGCGTCGTAAGCGTCGCAGAGCAAGAGGCAGACGACAGGGTGCGGGCTTTCCTGAGCCAGTTCGCGGGTAAGCCCGTCTGCATCGCCGGCCCGCGCGAGAGTGAATCTCCGGGACTCCAAGCCGAAGCGTTGCGCGTGCTACAGCCTGTTCTTCAGACGTTGGCCGCCTGA
- a CDS encoding aspartyl/asparaginyl beta-hydroxylase domain-containing protein, producing the protein MERATKKAIRRFAIAGVVLFLGLVFLPLLTIFYLGCGLIDVMRNKRRDAMVFRKYFLGNGITTWLLSPLNLFIDLFSYHNKGVYKLDDLPPEWREEVDQVLDVFREQKDTILTEIDESFEDGRRGMYVYEWYGKRKEHSVEALKRDYKYVKTVAVSVFSGKESTSFHYGPLRMTLRVLYNLTPVDTDQVYIQCGWEKHFWRDDPLYIFDDTLIHRSVNDYDARRFVVFMDIMRPTAHPAFLNKLIAGVSVLVERANAVFYKNWKMLRPGAKSTEPPAPRSEAA; encoded by the coding sequence ATGGAGCGTGCGACAAAGAAAGCGATCAGGCGATTTGCGATCGCCGGGGTAGTGCTGTTCCTCGGCCTCGTCTTCCTGCCGTTGCTGACGATCTTCTATCTCGGCTGCGGTCTGATCGACGTCATGCGCAACAAGCGCCGCGATGCCATGGTGTTCCGCAAGTACTTCCTGGGGAACGGCATCACCACCTGGCTGCTGTCGCCGCTCAACCTGTTCATCGATCTGTTCTCCTATCACAACAAGGGCGTCTACAAGCTCGACGACCTGCCGCCGGAATGGCGTGAAGAGGTCGACCAGGTCCTCGATGTCTTCCGTGAGCAAAAGGATACGATCCTTACCGAGATCGACGAGTCTTTCGAAGACGGCCGCCGCGGCATGTATGTCTATGAGTGGTACGGCAAGCGGAAAGAGCATTCCGTCGAGGCGCTGAAGCGGGACTACAAATACGTCAAGACCGTCGCCGTCTCGGTGTTTTCAGGCAAAGAATCCACCTCGTTCCACTACGGGCCGCTGCGGATGACGCTGCGCGTTCTGTACAACCTCACGCCTGTCGATACGGACCAAGTCTATATTCAGTGCGGCTGGGAGAAGCACTTCTGGCGCGACGACCCGCTGTACATTTTCGACGACACGCTGATCCACCGCTCGGTCAACGACTACGACGCGCGCCGCTTCGTCGTGTTCATGGACATCATGCGTCCGACCGCGCATCCGGCATTTCTCAACAAGCTCATCGCCGGCGTGTCCGTCCTCGTCGAGCGGGCCAATGCTGTCTTCTACAAGAACTGGAAGATGCTGCGCCCCGGAGCGAAGAGCACGGAGCCTCCGGCCCCGCGTTCCGAAGCGGCCTGA
- a CDS encoding ion transporter: MRLLYHGHSRAAHRFRYGIVVFDLITIAFIIATSFTPDAPWIEYLDVCFGVLILIEFCARIWVSPHPAREFTHFATWADIVAILSFLAPIVGEGLGFLRVLRTVRLLHTYQLLSNLRVDFPFFRRNEETVIAVINIIVFLFITTGLVYETQHYRNPAIANYVDALYFTVTTLTTTGFGDITLEGSFGRLIAVCIMIFGVTLFLRLLQTLLRPQKVRYPCPGCGLQRHEVDAVHCKACGEKLNIPDEGRF; the protein is encoded by the coding sequence TTGCGGCTGCTCTATCACGGCCACAGCCGGGCGGCCCATCGCTTTCGGTACGGCATCGTCGTCTTCGATCTGATCACCATCGCCTTTATCATCGCGACATCGTTTACGCCCGATGCGCCTTGGATCGAATATCTCGACGTCTGTTTCGGCGTACTCATCCTGATCGAATTCTGCGCCCGCATCTGGGTCAGCCCGCATCCAGCTCGTGAGTTCACTCACTTCGCGACCTGGGCGGATATCGTCGCCATCTTATCGTTCCTGGCGCCGATCGTGGGCGAAGGCCTGGGCTTCCTGCGGGTTCTGCGCACGGTCCGGCTACTGCACACTTATCAACTTCTGTCGAACCTGCGCGTTGATTTCCCCTTCTTCCGCCGCAATGAAGAGACGGTCATTGCCGTCATCAACATCATTGTCTTCCTGTTCATCACGACGGGCCTCGTCTACGAGACGCAGCACTATCGCAATCCGGCGATCGCCAACTACGTCGATGCCCTCTATTTTACGGTGACAACGCTCACGACGACCGGCTTCGGAGACATCACGCTCGAGGGCTCGTTTGGCCGGCTAATCGCCGTCTGCATCATGATCTTCGGGGTGACTCTGTTCTTGCGGCTGCTGCAGACGCTCTTGCGGCCGCAGAAGGTACGCTACCCCTGCCCCGGCTGTGGACTGCAGCGGCACGAAGTCGATGCGGTGCACTGCAAAGCATGCGGAGAGAAGCTCAACATTCCAGACGAAGGACGCTTCTAG
- the trmFO gene encoding methylenetetrahydrofolate--tRNA-(uracil(54)-C(5))-methyltransferase (FADH(2)-oxidizing) TrmFO: protein MTTTTTETVHVIGGGLAGSEAAWQLAKAGVPVTLHEMRPERQTDAHKTDGLAELVCSNSFRSDDFEANAVGLLHEEMRRSGSIVMASADAHKLPAGGALAVDRDGFSAAVTEALETHPLVQIARGEIGGLPPEAWRSVIVATGPLTSEPLAKAIDALTGEEELAFFDAIAPIVHFESIDMDVCWRQSRYDKVGPGGTGADYINCPLDKAQYDAFIAALLAGEKTEFKDFEKTPYFEGCLPIEVMAERGADTLRYGPLKPVGLTNAHRPDEKPYAVIQLRQDNALGTLWNMVGFQTKLKYAEQVRVFRMIPGLEKAEFARLGGLHRNTFLNSPVLLDGSLRLKARPTLRFAGQVTGVEGYVESAAIGLIAGRFAAAEWLGQAVTPPPPTTALGALLAHITGGHLIVESESGSRSFQPMNVNFGLFPPITVPHQPKTKEPRADGRRQTKALARKNAMSARALADLENWLGSASSVAAE from the coding sequence ATGACAACAACGACGACAGAGACAGTCCATGTGATCGGCGGCGGGCTTGCGGGCAGCGAAGCGGCCTGGCAGCTCGCGAAGGCCGGTGTACCCGTCACCCTCCATGAAATGCGGCCGGAGCGTCAGACCGACGCCCACAAGACGGACGGGCTGGCCGAGCTCGTGTGCTCGAACTCCTTCCGCTCCGACGATTTCGAGGCGAACGCCGTCGGGCTCCTGCATGAGGAGATGCGCCGGTCCGGCTCCATCGTCATGGCCTCGGCGGACGCCCACAAGCTGCCGGCCGGCGGTGCGCTCGCTGTCGACCGCGACGGATTCTCGGCGGCCGTCACCGAGGCACTGGAAACCCATCCCCTCGTACAAATCGCGCGCGGCGAGATTGGCGGACTGCCGCCCGAAGCGTGGCGCAGCGTGATCGTCGCGACAGGTCCCCTTACATCGGAGCCCCTGGCAAAAGCGATCGACGCCCTGACCGGCGAAGAGGAGCTCGCCTTTTTCGATGCCATCGCCCCGATCGTGCACTTCGAGTCCATCGACATGGATGTGTGCTGGCGTCAGTCCCGCTACGACAAGGTTGGCCCCGGTGGCACGGGGGCCGACTACATCAACTGTCCCCTCGACAAGGCGCAGTACGATGCTTTCATCGCTGCGCTGCTAGCGGGCGAGAAGACGGAGTTCAAGGACTTCGAGAAGACGCCCTATTTCGAAGGCTGTCTGCCGATCGAGGTGATGGCGGAGCGCGGCGCCGACACGCTGCGCTACGGACCGCTGAAGCCGGTCGGCCTGACCAACGCCCACCGCCCGGACGAGAAGCCCTATGCGGTCATCCAACTTCGCCAAGACAACGCCCTCGGCACGCTCTGGAACATGGTCGGCTTTCAGACCAAGCTGAAATATGCCGAGCAGGTGCGCGTGTTCCGCATGATCCCGGGCCTCGAGAAAGCCGAGTTCGCGCGGCTCGGCGGTCTGCACCGCAACACGTTCCTGAACAGTCCCGTCCTGCTCGACGGCAGCTTGCGTCTCAAGGCGCGGCCGACTTTGCGCTTTGCCGGCCAAGTCACCGGGGTCGAAGGCTACGTGGAGTCCGCCGCGATCGGGCTAATCGCCGGACGTTTCGCCGCCGCCGAATGGCTGGGCCAGGCTGTGACGCCGCCGCCGCCCACGACGGCGCTGGGGGCGCTGCTGGCACACATCACCGGCGGACATTTGATCGTCGAAAGTGAGAGCGGCAGCCGCAGCTTCCAACCCATGAACGTGAACTTCGGTTTGTTTCCGCCCATCACCGTGCCGCACCAGCCCAAGACGAAAGAACCGCGCGCGGACGGTCGGCGCCAGACCAAAGCGCTCGCACGCAAGAACGCGATGTCGGCCCGCGCGCTCGCGGATTTGGAAAACTGGCTTGGCTCGGCGAGTTCGGTCGCCGCGGAGTAA
- a CDS encoding squalene/phytoene synthase family protein: MARQADPDRAIAALFAPSPVRDDLFALFALNGELARIAEQVSEPGLGAIRLQWWRDALERAEAGETTGHPVADAFGDVLARRDLSRERIAGLIDARSFDIGETVMPDTRTLDAYLFDTTGGLFALAAEIVGAEGENQSVIAQAAGQAYGRVRVMRSLPALAAKGRTYLAADALEKAGTTPADIFAGNTTPGLIALLADMREEAHAALREAYFHLHGEGMKGTGLDAAGQTAYLPLALVEPYLKALAKVKDPLHDIARINPLTRLWRLMRAR; the protein is encoded by the coding sequence ATGGCCCGTCAAGCCGATCCCGACCGCGCCATCGCCGCGCTGTTCGCGCCATCGCCAGTGCGGGACGATCTCTTCGCCCTGTTTGCACTCAACGGTGAACTGGCCCGCATCGCCGAGCAGGTCAGCGAACCCGGCCTCGGGGCTATTCGGCTGCAATGGTGGCGCGATGCGCTCGAGCGCGCCGAAGCAGGCGAGACGACAGGCCATCCCGTGGCGGACGCTTTCGGCGATGTTCTCGCGCGGCGCGACCTGTCGCGGGAACGGATCGCCGGGCTGATCGATGCGCGCAGTTTCGATATTGGCGAAACCGTCATGCCCGACACGCGCACCCTGGACGCCTACCTCTTCGATACGACAGGAGGGCTTTTCGCCCTTGCCGCGGAGATCGTCGGCGCGGAAGGGGAGAACCAGAGTGTCATCGCGCAAGCCGCAGGCCAGGCCTATGGGCGGGTGCGGGTGATGCGCAGCCTCCCGGCGCTGGCCGCCAAGGGGCGGACCTATCTTGCCGCTGATGCGCTGGAGAAAGCGGGCACGACACCCGCCGACATCTTCGCGGGCAACACAACGCCCGGGCTGATCGCGCTCCTAGCGGACATGCGGGAGGAGGCGCACGCCGCACTGCGCGAGGCGTATTTTCACCTACATGGCGAAGGCATGAAAGGGACGGGCCTCGACGCGGCAGGGCAGACGGCGTATCTGCCGCTCGCCCTCGTGGAGCCTTACCTCAAAGCGCTGGCGAAGGTGAAAGACCCGCTGCACGACATCGCGCGCATCAATCCGCTCACACGCCTGTGGCGTCTCATGCGCGCACGATAG
- the secF gene encoding protein translocase subunit SecF yields the protein MFRGITLVPPDTKIDFVSQRAITWFVSAFLTVVPLVLVATVGLNMGIDFQGGTLIEVKTKENPAQLADIRGKISDLGLGEVQIQEFGAPDEVLIRIASQPTEEEQQASIAKVKEALGDSVTYRRTEIVGPTISSELIAGGTLAVVVAMIGILIYVWFRFEWQFAVAAIASLVHDVTATIGLYALLQLEFNVSSIAAILTIIGYSLNDKVVIFDRIRENLRKYKRMPLVELLDRSINEMLSRAILTHVTTLLAMLPFLFFGGEAIYGFAVAMCFGIVVGAYSSIFVASPMQLILGVQREAFSGSPSSAKGKAEKGDAEATARA from the coding sequence ATGTTTCGCGGCATCACACTCGTTCCGCCCGACACCAAGATCGATTTCGTCAGTCAACGTGCGATCACTTGGTTCGTTTCCGCCTTTCTCACGGTCGTGCCTCTCGTGCTGGTCGCGACCGTCGGGCTCAACATGGGCATCGACTTCCAAGGCGGCACGCTGATCGAGGTGAAGACCAAGGAGAATCCGGCACAGCTTGCCGATATCCGCGGAAAGATCAGCGATCTCGGGCTAGGCGAAGTTCAGATTCAGGAGTTCGGCGCGCCCGACGAAGTGCTGATCCGCATCGCTTCCCAGCCGACCGAGGAAGAGCAGCAAGCTTCGATCGCGAAGGTCAAGGAGGCGCTGGGAGACAGCGTCACTTATCGCCGGACCGAAATCGTGGGGCCGACGATTTCGTCCGAGCTGATCGCCGGCGGCACGCTCGCTGTCGTCGTCGCGATGATCGGCATCCTGATTTATGTGTGGTTCCGGTTCGAATGGCAGTTCGCGGTCGCCGCTATCGCTTCGCTGGTGCACGACGTCACCGCTACGATCGGCCTATACGCGCTGCTGCAGCTCGAGTTCAACGTCTCGAGTATCGCGGCGATCCTCACCATCATCGGTTACTCGCTGAACGACAAGGTCGTCATCTTCGACCGGATCCGCGAGAACCTGCGGAAGTACAAGCGCATGCCGCTCGTAGAGTTGCTCGACCGCTCGATCAACGAGATGCTGTCGCGTGCCATTCTCACCCACGTCACCACGCTGCTCGCCATGCTGCCGTTCTTGTTCTTCGGCGGCGAGGCGATCTACGGGTTCGCCGTCGCCATGTGCTTCGGCATCGTCGTTGGCGCCTATTCGTCGATCTTCGTCGCATCGCCCATGCAGCTCATTCTCGGCGTGCAGCGCGAAGCGTTCTCCGGAAGCCCCAGCTCGGCCAAGGGCAAGGCGGAGAAGGGCGACGCAGAGGCCACGGCCCGCGCATAA
- the secD gene encoding protein translocase subunit SecD: protein MLHFQKWKVILVGAIVLAGFIFAAPNLFPSSALQGLPSWVPQKQVNLGLDLQGGAHLLYRIDETELVDDWLDTIRGDVRETLRSNRIGYIDLDMNSADRSVSVRIRKPEDVDKAYTELRKLVAPVGNDVFGGFSGNDMDIAKSGDQITLTATEVGLNERISSAIQASIETIRRRVDAFGTTEPSIQREGRDRILVQVPGVSDVQRLKGLIGETGKLEFKLVDPSVNAAEIAMTKKVPPGDELLYSEDEPPIPYVLKDRVLVSGESLVDSQPGFDARNGEPVVNFRFDAAGAKRFGRATQDNVGLPFAIVLDNKVISAPVIREPILGGSGQISGNFTVQEANDLSVLLRSGALPAKLSVIEERTVGASLGADSINSGQKAAIAGMLLVVLFMFAAYGLFGAFANIALLVNVALIFAVLSLMGATLTLPGIAGIVLVIGIAVDANVLINERIREEIRAGKSPIAAVDSGYSRALIAIIDSNVTTLIAVLVLFWLGSGPVRGFAVTLTIGILASMFTAVTVTRMLVAAWLRWKRPKELPL, encoded by the coding sequence AAGCAGGTCAATCTTGGCCTCGATCTCCAAGGTGGCGCGCATCTGCTCTACCGCATCGACGAGACGGAACTCGTGGACGATTGGCTCGATACGATCCGCGGCGATGTGCGTGAGACGCTGCGCAGCAATCGGATCGGCTACATCGATCTCGACATGAATTCCGCGGATCGGTCGGTCTCGGTCCGGATCCGCAAGCCAGAGGATGTCGACAAGGCCTACACCGAACTGAGGAAGCTCGTGGCGCCGGTCGGCAACGACGTGTTCGGCGGCTTCTCCGGCAACGACATGGACATCGCGAAGAGCGGCGACCAGATCACGCTGACGGCTACGGAAGTCGGCTTGAACGAGCGCATCAGCTCGGCGATCCAGGCCTCGATCGAGACCATCCGCCGCCGCGTGGACGCGTTCGGGACGACCGAGCCCAGCATCCAGCGGGAAGGGCGGGACCGTATCCTCGTTCAGGTGCCGGGCGTCTCGGACGTACAGCGCCTCAAGGGCCTCATCGGCGAGACCGGTAAGCTCGAATTCAAGCTCGTCGATCCTTCCGTGAACGCGGCGGAGATCGCCATGACCAAGAAGGTCCCGCCGGGCGATGAGCTGCTCTATTCCGAGGACGAGCCGCCGATCCCGTACGTGCTGAAGGACCGCGTCCTGGTAAGCGGCGAAAGTCTCGTCGATTCCCAACCAGGCTTCGATGCCCGTAACGGCGAGCCCGTCGTGAATTTCCGGTTCGATGCGGCGGGCGCGAAGCGCTTTGGCCGCGCGACCCAGGACAACGTGGGCCTGCCTTTCGCCATCGTCCTCGATAACAAGGTCATCTCCGCTCCCGTCATCCGTGAGCCTATCTTGGGCGGTTCGGGCCAGATCAGCGGCAACTTCACGGTCCAGGAAGCGAACGATTTGTCGGTTCTGCTGCGCTCGGGCGCGCTGCCGGCTAAGCTGAGCGTGATCGAAGAGCGGACCGTGGGCGCGAGCCTTGGCGCCGACTCCATCAATAGCGGCCAGAAGGCCGCCATCGCCGGCATGCTTCTGGTCGTGCTGTTCATGTTCGCCGCCTACGGGCTGTTCGGCGCCTTCGCCAATATCGCCCTGCTGGTGAACGTGGCGCTGATCTTCGCCGTACTGTCGCTCATGGGCGCGACCCTGACGTTGCCCGGTATCGCGGGCATCGTGCTTGTGATCGGTATCGCGGTCGATGCGAACGTGCTCATCAACGAGCGCATCCGCGAAGAGATCCGGGCAGGGAAGTCTCCGATTGCCGCCGTCGATTCAGGCTACTCGCGCGCGCTCATCGCCATCATCGACTCGAACGTCACGACGCTGATCGCGGTGCTCGTGCTGTTCTGGCTCGGCTCCGGCCCCGTTCGCGGTTTTGCCGTGACGCTCACGATCGGCATTCTCGCATCGATGTTCACCGCCGTAACGGTGACACGCATGCTGGTTGCGGCTTGGCTGCGCTGGAAGCGGCCCAAAGAACTCCCGCTTTAG